In Pirellulales bacterium, the DNA window GAAACAGTTGAGCGCCATTGCCGCGCTCGGGCATTGGCCTAGTGGTCCATGTCCCAGTCAACGAGTCTCTTTGAGTTGCTAGTGAAGACCGTAATCCGTAGCTGACCAAGTTCGGACGTACTGGTATTCACTGAAAGGCAACTCCGATGCAATTAAGAGGCTCGGTTGCGCCCGTTGGCGCGACGCTCTTTTCCCTAGTGATTTTGGCGATTGCGGTTTCGTTCACCGCCCTTGCACCGCAGTCGGCCGAGGCCGCCATTATCACGGTCCAAGGCACGGCCAATCCCTTCTTGGCCGACCCGACAAACATTCCCGACGCAGGCAATGACCTGCTCGACGGTATCGCGCCCACGGTGTTCGACCTGGCCAAGCTGCCAGGCGAGAACAAACTGAACATCGTCTCGTTTGGCGCGTACGACACTTACAGCGGTCCCGATCCGTCTCCCCCCAATCATGCCGGTTCGAACCTCGACGGCACGTTGAGCCTGGTATCCGCCGCGGCGCTGGGTGGCATCAGCGGCTGGAACGATCTGCCGCGCGGCTCGCTGGTGGGCATTTTCCTCGGCCCCACGGTTGGCCTGGCGCCGGCGCCCAACACGCAGGCGACCACCGACTTGCAGATTTCGCCGCTGTTGGGGCAGGTGTTTTTCATTGGCGACGGCCTGACTGGCACCGGCACGGGAGCGACACAAGAGTTCTTTGTGCCCGACGGCGCGACCAAACTACTGCTAGCGGTGCTCGACGCTCCGCACTGGCAAGACAACACGGGCTCGGCGCGGACAGTGGTCATGTCGGCCATCCCCGAACCGAGCAGCATGGCGCTGTTGGCGGCTGGCTTGGCCGCGGCGGCGCTGGTACGACGACAACGCCCTGGCAGGCGCTAGCGACTGGGCCGGAGATTGCCTTTCCTCCGGCCAAGGAATCCGCCAGCGCCTGACAAAAAGGCCGCCACTCACCTGGCGGCCTTTTTTGTTGCGCGGAGGTCAACGTCTGACGGCGCCGCCGCGCGGAACGCCAGCGCGTCGCGGCGCCACAGCCAAATAAAGACGGGCGCCAGCGCTAGCGTGGCCCATTGATACCCAGTCAGACCCAGCCACAGTTGCGGCTCGGGGCGAATCCATTCGCTGAAAAAGCGATACGTCAGATACGCGATGATGTAGAGCTTGATCAACTGCCCGCGAAACAGGCCGCGGCGATGTAGCCAGGCCAGAACCAGCGCCGCCGAGGCGTGAAAACAAAACTCATAAAGCTGCGCTGGGTGCCGCCGTACGCCATCCCCAAAGTCGATCCCCCAAGGGAGCGACGTGGCCGTGCCATAGCAACAGCCACCGGCAAAGCAGGCCAATCGACCCACGGCAATGGCGGCGGCGACCGGCACGGCAAAGCTGTCCCCCGTCTTCACGCGCACGGCCAGCGCCCACTTGGCGATCTCCACGCCAAAGTAGCCGCCCACTAGTCCGGCCACGATCGTCTTGCCGTTGGCGAACCACGCGGCGCCGGTGGCCAGCGCGGAGAAGTCGCTGAGCAGAAACGGGAGCTTGGCCGCGAGCATCGCGCCGCAAAACGCGCCCAGGCCGATCACGATGCGCTCTTCGCGCGACAGGCCCAGGCTGGCCTGCGACCGGCGCGCGAGCACGGCGCCCGTCCCCACCGCCGCCAGCATGATGGCCGTGTACGACCAGTTCATGTCGGCATCGCCAGCGAGGAGCGCAGCGCCGGCAGTGGCACATGCCCGTCGCGGTACAGCACGTTGTACGCGCAGAACGGAATCACATGGCCGCTCGGCAGCACATGATGAATGCAGCATTTCATCAGGCGGCGCACGTCGAAGTTGTAAGCGTCGAGGAACGACGTAATGGTGATGCGAAACACATCGGCGGGATGCAGTTCTTCGGCCAGCGCCCGGCGAAAGAACTCCTCGGCCAGACTTTCGCTGGCGGTGTGGCCGTTGCCGCCTGTGGCCGGCGCGCTGAGCACCGGCAACAGCGACGCCAAGTCTTCGGCGCCGGGCGAGGGCCCGTGACAACCGCAGTCGCTGCCGCACGAGCCCGCGCGGCCCAAATAGCTTTCGATCAATTGCCGCGCTCGCGGGCGCGTGAAGGTGATGCCGTTGGCCAACAGGTCGAGATGTTCGCGGGCGTTGATGAAGCGTGTGAGCGGCGTGACGGTTCCGCGCGACCGGTACGCGTAGGCCAGGCTATGGCAATTGGGGTGCGCGCATGGCAGCGGCAAAAAGTCGCTCTCGGTGAAGAGCCCTTCGGTTTGTTCGGCGACCAGGCGGATCACATCGGGGAAGGTGACGCGGTTCTCCAGCGTCTCGGGCAGCACATACCGGCCCGAGTAGGTGGCCGGTTGCAGACTGACGCCGGTGATCCAGCGCCGCTCGGCGCCAAAGCGCACGATGCGCCCCAGTTCGGCGTCGTTGGCGCCGGGATGCACCGTCGAAACCAAAATGGTGCGAATGTCGTGTCGGCCGAGATTCTCGATCGCCTTCAGCTTGATGGCCGTCAGCGGTTCGCCGCGCAATAGTTGCGAGCCGTCGTCGGAGAAACCGTCGAACTGCAAATAAACTTCGATGCGCTGCTTGAACCGGGCAAGCTGTTCCAGCAGCGCCTCGTCGTGCGCCAGTCGCACGCCGTTGGTGTTGATCATCACGATGTCGATCGCTTGCTCGCAGGCGTATTCCAGAATGCGGGCGAACTCGGGATGAATCGTCGGCTCGCCGCCCGAAAGCTGGAGCACCTCTGCCCGGCCCTCGACCTGCACCAGGCGGTCGATGGAGCAGCAACATTCTTCATAGCTAAGGTGCTTGCCCCCCGGCCCGCTG includes these proteins:
- a CDS encoding PEP-CTERM sorting domain-containing protein; this encodes MQLRGSVAPVGATLFSLVILAIAVSFTALAPQSAEAAIITVQGTANPFLADPTNIPDAGNDLLDGIAPTVFDLAKLPGENKLNIVSFGAYDTYSGPDPSPPNHAGSNLDGTLSLVSAAALGGISGWNDLPRGSLVGIFLGPTVGLAPAPNTQATTDLQISPLLGQVFFIGDGLTGTGTGATQEFFVPDGATKLLLAVLDAPHWQDNTGSARTVVMSAIPEPSSMALLAAGLAAAALVRRQRPGRR
- a CDS encoding prolipoprotein diacylglyceryl transferase: MNWSYTAIMLAAVGTGAVLARRSQASLGLSREERIVIGLGAFCGAMLAAKLPFLLSDFSALATGAAWFANGKTIVAGLVGGYFGVEIAKWALAVRVKTGDSFAVPVAAAIAVGRLACFAGGCCYGTATSLPWGIDFGDGVRRHPAQLYEFCFHASAALVLAWLHRRGLFRGQLIKLYIIAYLTYRFFSEWIRPEPQLWLGLTGYQWATLALAPVFIWLWRRDALAFRAAAPSDVDLRATKKAAR
- a CDS encoding radical SAM protein codes for the protein MLGLTQSLCPECLALVPAKIIERDGRVYFRKRCPTHGPREDYICSDVRQFDQMEFSLPGKIPPEFGVEPDRGCPYDCGLCTEHEQHTCVGLVEITSSCNLSCPMCYASSGPGGKHLSYEECCCSIDRLVQVEGRAEVLQLSGGEPTIHPEFARILEYACEQAIDIVMINTNGVRLAHDEALLEQLARFKQRIEVYLQFDGFSDDGSQLLRGEPLTAIKLKAIENLGRHDIRTILVSTVHPGANDAELGRIVRFGAERRWITGVSLQPATYSGRYVLPETLENRVTFPDVIRLVAEQTEGLFTESDFLPLPCAHPNCHSLAYAYRSRGTVTPLTRFINAREHLDLLANGITFTRPRARQLIESYLGRAGSCGSDCGCHGPSPGAEDLASLLPVLSAPATGGNGHTASESLAEEFFRRALAEELHPADVFRITITSFLDAYNFDVRRLMKCCIHHVLPSGHVIPFCAYNVLYRDGHVPLPALRSSLAMPT